TAACTCCTTTTCCTGTCAATGTAGCTCCCGACATTCCATCTACGTGATGTGAATCTAACCCGGCATTTCCTTCCCCCTTAACCATAGTAACAGAAACCAGATTACCTTGTTCATCATAGATCTCTTTGCCAACGTACCTGTTTTGTATTTCAGGCGTCCCTATTCTGGCGCCCAAGCCAGGTGTTTCCTGCTTATGATCATAGGACACACCAACAATAGTACTCAGCTCCTGGTTCAATGCCACATAGCCCCATATCTTGTCCCAAAGTCCTGATCCGTAGAGCGGAAGGATATATGAATCCACCTTTTCGGGATTTTCAGCATTCATATATTTAAAAACAGGATAAAGTCTGTTTTCGGGCTTCTTCTTATAGTTTTTCAATATACTGATCTCCTCTGCAACGATAGGCTCTCCCTTTTCATTTTTCTCTACAATCTCACCGTTGATGTTAACAACTAAAGAAGCTATCCTCTTATCGTACATTTCAAGTACTTCATTAGGCTTCATTTTCTTTAATTCCTCTCTGTCCATCACAGAAGACAGAATAGAACTCTTGGTATCCAGCTCAATTGACTTCTTTTGTGCTGGTGCCAGACCTTGTGAAGCCAAAGACAGCAATCCTCCAACTATGATAGTCATAATTGCTGTAAATAATATAATGTATCCGTTAGACTGTCGCACGTTGTAACCTCCTTTTCTTATTAGCTATTACTACATAGTGATCAATAAGTGGTGCAAATACGTTCATAAATAGTATTGCAAGCATGATTCCTTCAGGGTATGCCGGGTTAAAGACCCTGATAACAACTGTCAGCATCCCAATCATTAAACCATATATCCATTTTCCGGTTTCTGTCTGTGAGGCCGTAACAGGATCTGTTGCCATATAAACTGTACCAAATGCCAATCCACCAATGACAAGGTGGTAATGCGCAGGCATCGCCATAAACTCATTTACAGCCAGTCCGTTCAGCAATAGTCCCATTCCAAAAGCTCCCGCTATAACACTAATCATAACTTTCCAGCTTCCTACCCCGGTAAATATGAGAATAAGTGCTCCGATTAAACACATAAGTGTTGAGGTCTCCCCTATTGAACCCGGCATGAAGCCAAAGAACATATTTGAGAACTCATAAATTCCATCAGCCCACCCACTGCCATATGCACTTAAAGATGCGACTACGCTTTTGCCATTCTCTACTGTTTCAGCACCAATAGATAATGGAGTTGCTCCTGTAAAACCTTCAATAGCTTTATTTGCACCACCAATGTAAGTCCATACATCGCCAGATATCTGACTAGGGTATG
This region of Fulvivirga ulvae genomic DNA includes:
- the nqrC gene encoding NADH:ubiquinone reductase (Na(+)-transporting) subunit C; protein product: MTIIVGGLLSLASQGLAPAQKKSIELDTKSSILSSVMDREELKKMKPNEVLEMYDKRIASLVVNINGEIVEKNEKGEPIVAEEISILKNYKKKPENRLYPVFKYMNAENPEKVDSYILPLYGSGLWDKIWGYVALNQELSTIVGVSYDHKQETPGLGARIGTPEIQNRYVGKEIYDEQGNLVSVTMVKGEGNAGLDSHHVDGMSGATLTGKGVNVMLKNYLNYYQSYFKKVKSGSVAAL
- a CDS encoding NADH:ubiquinone reductase (Na(+)-transporting) subunit B — protein: MKFLREALDKVKPHFEKGGKWEKFYYIYEAHDTLLFAPNHTTNSKGVQIRDAMDMKRLMMTVIIAMIPCLLFGIYNVGYQHFLAIGQPEAGFGDIVLVGLIQVIPILVVSYAAGLGTEFTFSVIRQHPINEGFLVTGMLIPLVMPPDIPLWQVALATIFAVVIAKEAFGGTGMNILNVALTARAFLYFAYPSQISGDVWTYIGGANKAIEGFTGATPLSIGAETVENGKSVVASLSAYGSGWADGIYEFSNMFFGFMPGSIGETSTLMCLIGALILIFTGVGSWKVMISVIAGAFGMGLLLNGLAVNEFMAMPAHYHLVIGGLAFGTVYMATDPVTASQTETGKWIYGLMIGMLTVVIRVFNPAYPEGIMLAILFMNVFAPLIDHYVVIANKKRRLQRATV